The DNA window GGATAGAAAACCAACACGAGTCTGTATTCTACATCTCCCTTCTTGTCCTCTGCAGCCTCGAATTCATCGAGCATCTTATGGATTTTTTCCTGCATTTTCTTCAAGTTAGCAGGTGTTGTGCGGATATGCTTGCGTGCAAGGCTGACTTCGACTTGCTTTTTCTCCGGACAGATCAGTTTTTCTGAAATACTCTCGTTGATCTCCCGCATTGTATTCTCGAGCATCGTAGTGAACATGGCCCGGAATTCACCGATTGCCTTTTTGCCGTTTTTCATCATCTCAAATAGGCTGCTATCGACCGAGAAGCGCTTCGCAACGGTACGGTAGTACTTCTCAAGAGTGCCGCGTTTCTTCTGGGTCTTTACGAGTTTGATCAGACCAACGCGTTCTAGCGCTTCCACATGGTGATAGAGTTTCGTGGGCTTCTGTCCGATGACCTCTGCCGCCTGCTTTGCCGTCCTGGGCTTGTCGGCGAATACCTCAACGAGCCTCGCCCGCAACGGATGGGCAAAGACCTTAATCTGTTCAAGATCTTTAAGCATCACCGTATCTCTCATCCTTCCTCCTTTACTGGGACAGGCTACTTTTCAGTACTCCAAATTCTTACTTCGCCATTCAGGACACTTAACTCTGATTCCAGAGGGATTGAACATACCGTGCCAAGAAAAGTTGCCTGTCCCCATTATTCAACAACATGTTAATATTCATATTATTTTGAATATTCAATTATATTGTAATAAAAATTTGCGATTTGTCAAGGGGTAAAATGAAGGAAAACAGATATTGACATATCGCATATAAAAGTTATAATAAAGTAGAAGTGCATGATTAAGAAGGACTGTAAAGCCGGAGTGTAAATTGAAGAAGTCAGTCACCTTGTCCATTCTACCGCACAGGAATATTCACATTCACGTAAATGCAGTCTAAGAAAGGAGGTGCACGTCACAAAACTCAACTTTTGTATAATGTAAGCGATTGACAGCATGTCTAAAGTGGTAGGATAACCGTAGAAATACTAGTATATACATGGGAGGTGTAGAATGAAAAGGGTCCTTTCAGCCCTCGTAGTATGTATATGTTTCACCAATGCGGCATATGCTGCAGGTACTGTATATGAAACGACTTTCTATAGTCCATCATTAGCCAGAGAGTGTTCGGTGCAAATATATCTCCCAGATGGCTATGATCCTATGGGAAGCACCCAATATCCAGTTGTATACTTTTTACACGGAGCGCTTGATAACCACATGGGTTACTCATTCATTCTCGACATATTCGACATAATGATTGCAGGGCAAATAATCGAACCGGTAATTGTCGTTAAGCCGGACGGACGCAGCACACCATATGTTGTCAGCTGGTCCACAAATTCAATACTCAATGGACTATATGAGGATTACCTCGTCAATGACCTCGTGGATTTCGTTGAAACGAACTACAATGCAATACCACAGTCGGAATACCGCTATATCATGGGACACTCGGCAGGAGGTTACGGTGCAATGACCCTGGGTCTCAAGCATCCTGATGTATATTCGCGACTTGCCGCTCACAGCGGTGTACTGGAATTCAACGTGCTGATCGTGGCCGCCCTTCCCGCACTTCTGGCAGAATACCCTCTGGGACCACCCTACATCTGGAACCCCTTTGCCGGATTCTTTTCAGGCGTATTCTTCTCACTGGGAGCAGCATTCTCACCCAATTTCCTCAATCCACCTTTTTACGTCGATCTCCCCCTCGATGAAAATGCACAAATAATTGAACCCATATGGCAACTATGGCTTCAGCACAACCCACCCTCATATGCCGCAGGGTTACCGCCAAATACAGAACTGGGGATATACTTCGATTGTGGTACCATGGATGAGATGGGCTGCTATCCTCAGAATGTAGTCTTCGCAGACATCCTTTCACAACTCAATATCGACCATGAGTTCCAGGAATACGTTGGCGATCACTCCTCGGTACTACCCGAACGCTTTCCTATCAGTATCGCATTTCTAGTCGGTCTCAAGGCACATGTTTACTTCCAACCTACGATCCTGAACCTTGGCAGCGCTGGCACCTGGATCACCTGCCACATCGGGCTGCCAGGTGATTATCTGATCACTGACATCGACCCGTACTCGGTCGTGCTCAATGAGATCAATGGAATCGCTCTTGACCCGCCGTTGTACCGGGAAGGACCGATCGAGATCTGCGAGTACCGCGGCGAATTGTGCCTGATGGCAAAATTCAACCGCCAAGATGTGATCGAGCATCTATATACAGCAGGAATCACCGGCAAGCAAACGGTCGAACTCGTCGTCGCCGGCGAACTCACCAATGGTATCCCCTTCCATGATATTGGTGCGCTCAACGTAACCGGCACTGCTGGACCGCAGGGCAATGAAATGGCCTACAAGACAGGCGGGATCCTGTACAAATGCATACCGAACCCCTTCTCCACCACGACCGCGATTCTATACGAAATTCCCAGTGAAACACATGTAAGCGTCACCATCTACAATGCCGTCGGCCAGCGTGTCGCGACCCTGGTCGATGCTACACAGGAAGCAGGCTCTTATTCTGTATCCTGGGAAGGCAAGAATCTCCCGAATGGTGTCTACCTCTGCACAATGGAAACCGATGGATGTAC is part of the candidate division WOR-3 bacterium genome and encodes:
- a CDS encoding helix-turn-helix domain-containing protein encodes the protein MRDTVMLKDLEQIKVFAHPLRARLVEVFADKPRTAKQAAEVIGQKPTKLYHHVEALERVGLIKLVKTQKKRGTLEKYYRTVAKRFSVDSSLFEMMKNGKKAIGEFRAMFTTMLENTMREINESISEKLICPEKKQVEVSLARKHIRTTPANLKKMQEKIHKMLDEFEAAEDKKGDVEYRLVLVFYPLTKKKKRR
- a CDS encoding alpha/beta hydrolase-fold protein; the encoded protein is MKRVLSALVVCICFTNAAYAAGTVYETTFYSPSLARECSVQIYLPDGYDPMGSTQYPVVYFLHGALDNHMGYSFILDIFDIMIAGQIIEPVIVVKPDGRSTPYVVSWSTNSILNGLYEDYLVNDLVDFVETNYNAIPQSEYRYIMGHSAGGYGAMTLGLKHPDVYSRLAAHSGVLEFNVLIVAALPALLAEYPLGPPYIWNPFAGFFSGVFFSLGAAFSPNFLNPPFYVDLPLDENAQIIEPIWQLWLQHNPPSYAAGLPPNTELGIYFDCGTMDEMGCYPQNVVFADILSQLNIDHEFQEYVGDHSSVLPERFPISIAFLVGLKAHVYFQPTILNLGSAGTWITCHIGLPGDYLITDIDPYSVVLNEINGIALDPPLYREGPIEICEYRGELCLMAKFNRQDVIEHLYTAGITGKQTVELVVAGELTNGIPFHDIGALNVTGTAGPQGNEMAYKTGGILYKCIPNPFSTTTAILYEIPSETHVSVTIYNAVGQRVATLVDATQEAGSYSVSWEGKNLPNGVYLCTMETDGCTETQKILLMK